DNA from Pirellulaceae bacterium:
CAGCGACTTCAAGATGCCGCCGAGGAGATTGGTTTCGACCAACCGGTCTGTGTGGACGTGGACATGTCATCCAAGTTTCCATTGTTACATTTTGGTGCCCACCGGTCGCCGCTGGATAGCATTGAAAAGTTCCGCCGGTTTCTGGATGATCTCGACAAAATGCCGCGACTCAAACTCGTAGGCATCATGGGCTATGAAGCTCAAATCGCTGGAGTAGGCGACGCCAGCCCCTTTAACGGGCTCAAGAATCCGCTAATCAAGTTGCTAAAAAGGCGATCGATTCCGGAATTAACCAAGCGCCGCCAGCAGGCGTACAAGCTGGCTGTTGAGCGTGGCCACCCGATCTGCTTGGTCAACGGCGGCGGCACCGGCAGCATCGACTCAACGCGCCAAGACACCAGCGTGACCGAAATCACCGTTGGCTCTGGCTTTTACTGCTCGGCACTGTTTGATTACTACTCTAGTTTTCGACTCAAGCCTGCTGCTGGATTTGCCCTCGAAGTAACTCGACAATGGTCCGATCACGTATTTACCCTTAGCGGCGGCGGATACATCGCGTCAGGCAGCATCAATCCAGACAAGCAACCCGTGCCCTATCTTCCGGCAGGTGTCAAACTCTTTAAGGACGAGGGCGCGGGCGAAGTTCAAAGTCCGTTTACGTATACCGGCGTAGAACCATTGGGGCTGGGGGACCCTGTCTTCATGCGCCACGCCAAGGCCGGCGAACTGTGCGAGCGGTTTCAGCAGTTGCACCTCATTCGTGCCGGAAAAGTCGTCCAGATCGTCCCCACCTACCGCGGACAAGGGCAGTGCTTCTTGTAGGTCAGCCAGAATGCTGCTCAAGGCAGGTAACTGGCCACAGGTAATAGGCCATGCGAGCGGTCTGGCCGCAGCGACCGTCGCGTTTGCCGTGTTCCGACTAGGACACGGCTGTCCGGCTAAAGTGGCTACTGGAATATTCTTGAAGATTGATGGCCTAGGTGGCACGGCTGTCTCAAAGCTGCGCGGACTAACTACACAGCGACCGCCACTTCGGATACATTGATTTTCATTTGTCGAGGAGACATTTTGCCATGACCGTAGTTGAAACTCCCCGCGTGTCCACGCACAGCACAATTACCGTTCGTAATCCCATGGACGGCAAGGTTGTCTATAGTGTCTCACAGGCGACTGCCGAGGCGATCCAAGACACGATGCAACGCTCGCGACAAGCAGCCGCGCAGATCGCCGCCATGCCGATCGAAGAACGCGTACGGCAGGTTCAGCGTTTGCAATACTGGATCGTAGAGAATAGCGAATTCATAATCGACTCCATCTTGGCAGAAACGGGCAAGTCGCGGTTCGACGCGTTCGCATCGGAAGTCTTCAGCGTCTGCGATGTGATCGACGTATTCGCTAAACTAGCGCCTAAGATTCTCGCCGACCGCCAAGTGAAGACACCGATTTTCTTAATGGGTAAGAAGTCTCGTATCACCTATCAGCCACTGGGCACAGTGCTGATGATCACACCCTGGAATTATCCGTTCTATCAAGGCATTGTGCCAACCGTGACCGCGTTCCTGGCCGGCAATGCGGTGGTGCTCAAGCCTTCCGAAGTCACTCCGCTCAAGCCGGTATGGGACAAACTGCTGACCGAAAGCGGCTTTTGCCGCGATGCCTTGTTAGTGGTCTACGGCGGTCGTGAGACTGGCACCCAGTTGATCGAGGCGCTACCAGATAAAGTTCACTTCACCGGTAGTGTTGCCGCAGGTAAAAAGGTGATGGCACAGTGTGCACCGCATTTGATTCCTGTGGACCTGGAACTGGGTGGCAAGGACCCTGGAATCGTCTTCGACGACGTTGATCTGGAACGCACAGTAAACGGCGTACTGTGGGGTTCGTTCACCACTTCGGGCCAAGCCTGTACCTCACTCGAACGCTTGTATGTGCAGGACTCGATCTATGACGCCTTTGTCAAACTACTGGTGGAACGCACCAAGCAAATTCGCAGTTCGACACCGGGTGCCGACACTAGCCGCTGCGATAGCTTTGACATGGGAACGATTACGGCACCGTATCAAATTGCCACCATTGAAAACCACATCAGCGAAGCGGTCAGTCAAGGTGCGAAACTGCTGTGTGGCGGGCCGCGCGAGCATGGCTCGCACCACATTCCGCCAACCGTCGTGGCCGATGTGACTCACGCTATGAAGCTGGGCCGCGAGGAAACATTTGGACCGGTGGTAGCGGTGATGCGGTTTAGTACGGAGCAAGAAGCCATTCGGCTGGCTAATGAATCCAGCTACGGCCTGGGCGCATCGGTCTGGTCACGCGATTTAGTGCGAGCAGTCCGCGTTGCCAAGGCGCTCAAGACCGGCAATGTGTCGATCAACAACCATATGATTACACAAGCCAATCCCTGGCTGCCGTTCGGCGGTGTGAAACATAGCGGTTTTGGGCGGCTGAAGGGCGAACACGGTTTGTTAGGATTCTGCAACGTCAAGTCGATTGGTATCGACAAGCAAGGCAGCAAAATCGACTCTCACTGGTATCCATTTACCAAAGAAAAATATCAGCTCATGAGCAACATGCTAAAACATTATTTTGGTAGACGGCGTAGCTGGATTCGATTCTTGGCCAGCGCGCTGCGCATGGATTCAATGGGCAAGAAACAAAAGTTCAAGTGATGGCTGGCCAGCGTCACCAATATGTCGTTGTTGGAGCTGGAGCTGCCGGCGGTGTCGTGGCCTACAATCTGCAAAGGCAGGGGGCCGATGTGCTACTGCTCGAAGCCGGTAAGCATTTCACCAAGGACACGTTTCCGAAAAACGAAGCGGATGTTTCCGCCCAGCTTTATTGGGGCGGTGGCATCGAACTGACTCGCAACGCCTCGATGGGGTTTCTGCGAGGCAAAGCGGTTGGCGGGTCGACTATCGTCAACCAAGCTCTCCTTGACCGGTTTGATGATGTAGCGCTGCAAGATTGGCGCAGCCGCTCAGGAGTTTCGTTCTTCTCCACGGCGGCGCTCCAGCCCTACTACGCCAAGGTCGATGCGTTCCTGAAAAGCCACGTGTTCCATGAGAGTGAGTTCAACACCAGCGCCAAATTGATCTCGGCTGCCATGACCGACTTGGGCTACAAGTGGAAGTACTTGCGAAGGGCTCAGGCGGACTGCGGCTGGCAGAGAGGCAACGACTGCATCGCGTGCCTGGGAGGTTGCCATCGCGACTCGAAGCAGAGCAGTCTGGTAACCTACATTCGCCAAGCTCAAGCCGCTGGGCTGAAAATTAGTCCAGATACCATGGTTCACAAGATCCAACCCGCTGAAACCCATGTGGAAATTCAGGCGACGCGCGGCGGCCAGCCGATTGCGTTCGAGGCCCAGCACTTGGTGTTGTGTGCTGGTTCGTTTGGCACGACGCAATTGTTGCTGCGATCCGGAATGCGGTCGCAATACCCGTCTCTCGGCAATAATTTTGCAGCTCATCCCCAGTACATGTCGTTTGGTCGATTCGATCAGCCCGTGAACGCGCATCAAGGATATTTTCAGACGATTGCCTCCAGCGACCCGGCTTTTCGACTCCAAGGCTTTAAGATCGAAGTTGTCTACGCTCCGCCTGTCAGCGTCGCCTTGCTCTTTCCAGCCATCGGCCGCGAACATCATCGATTGATGCGCAACTACACACATTATTCCTGCGTCGAGGTGGCCATCCGCGACGAGAACATCGGGCGATTGAGCATCGATCGGAGCGGTCGCTTGTTAATTGACAAGCCATTGACCAGCGCCGACCAACGCAAGCGAGATGCCGGGCTACAGGTAGTCAGGAACATCATGGTCCAAGCCGGAGCTCAGGAAGTGATACAGTCGCCAGTCTATTTCGGCTTGCACCTGATGGGCGGAGCGGTCATGGGCACCGACGCTCGCCACTCCGTCGTCAACCCAGACTTCCAGCTCCATCACCATCGGCGAGTTTCCGTTGTGGATTCGTCAATCTTCCCCGCTGCCCCCGGCATCAATCCCTCGTTGACCATTTATGCGTTGGGAGAAATGCTGAGTGAAAAACTGCGTTAAGTAGTGTTGCAATCGAATCGCGAATCGGTCGAAAACGTTGAGCCCCCCGATGAAATCACAATACTTCTCAGCTTTGGCCCTTAGAGGACTGCGGCGTGTCGGCGACATCATGATTCCTGGCGACGAGCAATTTCCGTCGTACACTCACTATGGTGGCATCGAGCACATCGACAAGTTTGCCGCCTTCGTGCCCGAGGGCGATCGACAAGCACTCAATTGGATGATGACGTTACTGGGGCTGGCCCCGCGCTTCATTCTGCGCTGGCTGGTGAATCGGGCTGTGGCAGCGCATCAATCCAGCGGGCCGTTGGCAGGTGTGTTCCGGATGATCTACTACGGCTGGTGGGGGCTCATTCACGGCAGCTACTATTCCAACCGTCCCGGAAGCAGCTACCAAGGCCTCGACCCGGTCGATATCATTCACTTCCGCCTCAACCGCGTGACGGATTAAATGACCAATCGCAGAGCCGAAGCGTTTAACCGCTGGGCCGTGCCCATGGGTCGATTACCCAGGTAGTGCTAGTCTGCGACTGGAATTCAACGTCCTCTGGGCACAGATTCTCCAACTACCGCAACAGTCTTCCGTGCTCAACGATGGTTCCTAGCGCTGTGTGCTGCACCACCTCGCCGGTCATGGTCACTGGTTGTCCTGGCTGAAGACCTTCAACTTCCCGAGCAGCGTCTCGTCCCAGGCGGAACAGCGCCGGAGTTTTGAACATGGACTGCTGGATCTTGTCCGTACTCTCGACCAACACTACAGTTACCGCAGCTGCATCGGTCGGTTCAGACATGGGAGTAACTGAATCTACAAACCCCTTCCACACTACGCTTCGGTTTAGCACGGCAGCTTCCAGTTCCGCGCGCTGGCGTTGGGTAAGCGCTGATTCGGTCGCAGCACGCTGAAACTGGCTGAAATTGAGCAGGTAATTGTTAGTACTGGTTGTTGGCTGCTCCGGCACACTCCTGGCGTCCACGAAAACTTCGACCGCGGGCTCCACAACTCGCATGCCTACCGATTCACGGTTTCCCTGCATCGTCAACCACGTGCCCAGCAACCCCAGCGCACCGGTAATCAGTGCTGAGATGATCGTCGTATTTTGATACCAACGCTCATTGGTAGACGTCCCGCTCATGCCTGTTTTCTCCTGGCCATTCCATGGATGCACGTTAACAGAGTGCAGTCGATAGAGGGCAATCGTGGCCACGATTGACTGCAATCACCCCAAGTCTATTAGAAACTGCGTTGGTCTGGCAAGATGAACCTAGATTGCGCAAGTTGCCGAATTAGACAGTGGGCGTTCTGCTTCTCCCGTGCATTTGTAGAGACAAGCCAAATCATCCATGAAACATACGCTGTGACTTGGGCTTAGCACCTGGGAGGGGGAGCCAGTCAACGCACGTTGCACAACTGAGCATGTCAGTTGGTCGACGGATCTGCTGAGATTTGTGTGCCCACAAGACTGGTGGAAATGATCTTGCGACCGATATGGCGAATGGCGGTTTCCCACAGCTCTTCCGAGGCTCCAAATAACACATCGGCCGGAGCGTCCCAAACAAGCCAGCTACCTTCCGCCATTTCGCTTTCCAGTTGTCCAGTGCCCCAGCCTGAATATCCGTCGAAAATGCGAAATGGGCAGGCTGCGGAACTGGGCTGTTGGACCACATCAGCGATCGATCCGCGTTCGGCAGTGGAAAAGACGAACTTGTCTTGATCGGCCTTTCCAATCATGGCTTGCAGCATCAGCACCTGACCGTCCACTGGGCCACCGCAAAACACAGGATCGGTATTGTTGCGCGCGGCTTTGATAACGTCACCTAGCAATTCTCCGACAGTCAGGTTCAGCGGGCGATTCAGAATGACGCCCGCAGCACCGTGTTTGTCATGCGTGAGTAGGTAGACGACTGTCCGCATAAAGTTGCCGTCGGTCAAATAGGGCGATGCAACCAGGGCTTTTCCTTGATGATACTCCACAAAACGTCTCCAGGTGATCTACTCAGTTGATGGCTGCAGATCAAAAAACGACTTCGATCAAAAACGTCATTTGCGTTCGGCCAGCCAGTGATCGGTCCAGACGCAACCGGCCCAAGACCATCCCACGCCAAAGCCGATCAGCAAATTGTTTTTCTGGCCGCTAATTCTACCTTCATTTCGCAAATCGGAAATCAGGATCGGCAGCGTGGCTGAAACCGTATTTCCACATGTCTCCAAACGAATCGGTAATTGTTCCTCATTCACGCCCAAGCGAACTTGCAGTTGTTGCAGCATTTTGCGTGTGGCTTGATGGAGTAGGTATAAATCGATTTGTGCGCGCGACAATTGTGCCGTCTCCAGCACCTGATCGATCAGCTTGGGGACTGCCACAACGGTAAAGCTCAACAAGCTAGGGCCATCCATGTACAGACGGCTACTCCATCGCTGGCGATGTCGCGGCTTGAGAAGTTGTGGCCCGCTACGTGCGCCACCGCTATTGACCAGCAGCGTGTCGGCTCCAGAGCCATCGGTGCCAAACTGAAATGCGCGCAGACTCGGCTGAGAGCCTGATTCGATCAGCGTTGCGGCAGCGGCGTCACCGAAGATGGTGCGCAGGCTACGATCATGGCTATCGATGTATTTGGAATAGGTCTCTGCCGTTAACAGCAAGATTCTGCGGGCAGCACCGCTATGGATCAAACCTTCGGCCAGCGCTAGCCCGTAAACAAAGCCGGAGCAACCAAGATTAAAATCGAGCGCACCGCAACGATCAGGCAACTGTAGGCGATGCTGAATCAAACAAGCCGTCGTCGGTAGCGGATAGTCGGGGGTTTGCGTACACAGCAGCACAAAATCAATGGTTGAACGATCAATACTGTGCTCGGCAAACAGCTTTTCTGACGCAGCCACGGCCAAATCACCAGCCGTTTCATGGGGGGCGGCAATGTGGCGCTGCAGAATTCCGGTCTTGCTACCGATTTCGTCCATTTCCCATTCGGGGAACAGCTCTTTTAGCTGCTGGTTGGTTTCTACATGTTCCGGCAGCGCGATCGCGATCGGACCAATCTGAGCATACGGCACAGCAAATCCTTTTGGCAAGTGGCTGACAGCGTGATCCTGACGTTAGGCGATGGGCTCATTGGCCACGACCGTCGCGCTCGCGGCGGGGGAATTGGGGCACGGTCCGGTGACGATGGCTAATCGTATATTCTTATTGTCCGCTCGCCATACGACCAGTACCTGGGCTAGGCGTTGCCAGCAGGTTGGAAGTAATTCGGTTCGGCCCCAGCCTTCCATTTAATGTTGCAGCCGATACTCGGCTTCTGTGGCTCTGGAATTGGCGAGCCCGCCACCAAGGCATCGATGGCAGCTCGCAAGTCAGCTCCGGTCGCCGTTGTACCTTGGTTGGGCCGCGTCTGGTCCATCTGGCCACGATAGACCAACTTGAGCTGACTATCGAACAGGTAGAAATCTGGTGTACAGGCAGCATGGTAGGCTTGTGCAACTTGTTGCGACTCGTCGTACAGGTAGGGGAACGGATAGCCCCACTTGGCTGCCTCTTGTTTCATCAATTCCGGCGAATCGTCCGGGTGGGTCGATATGTCGTTGCTACTGATGCCCACAACGCCCACATTTTTGGCTAATGCATCACGGCTCAGCTGCGCAAGCTGAGCTGCGACGTGTTTGACGTAAGGGCAGTGGTTGCACAAGAAAACGACTAACAGACCAGCTGTTCCTCGGACACTATCGCGACTGACCACACGCCCATCCACATCTGGCAATGAAAAATTGGGGGCCGTGGTACCCAACGGCAACATTGTACTGGCGGTTCGCACCATGCTTAGTTTCCTAATTAGAACTTGGGCATTACTATCTGAGAGACTACAACCTGCATCTCCCTCTGGCTTACTCGGTAGACCACCCAGTCTACCATGGCCGGCTTGTAATAACACCCTCTTGTGGACTGCTGGCGGTTGCGTACAAACGGCGCGGAATGCGACCGGACAGAAAGGCGTTGCGTCCCGCCAGAGCTGCGTATTTCATAGCGATTGACATGCCAACGGGATCGCGAGCGTGCGCGATGGCCGAATTCAATAGCACTCCATCAGCACCCAGCTCAAACGCAACCGCTACGTCACTGGCCGTTCCAACACCTGCATCCACGATCACGGGGTACTCCGGGTCGTCCTCTTTCAAATACTCTAAAATGATTCTTAGATTATTGGGATTTAAAATGCCTTGGCCGCTGCCAATTGGGCTGCCGGCAGGCATTACACAGCTGGCGCCGGCCTGTTTGAGACGTCTGGCCATAATCGGATCATCGCTGGTGTAGCACAGCACCTGAAATCCGTCGCTAACCAACTGCTTACAGGCCTCAAGCGTCCCCACTGGATCGGGCAGCAGTGTCTTGCTATCTCCCAGCACTTCTAACTTGACCCAATCGGCTCCTGGATTCTCCAAGGCCCGAAGAATTTCGCGTCCCAGCTTGGCGACACGCACAGCGTCGGCTGCGTGGTAGCAGCCGGCTGTATTGGGCAACAGGAGATAGCGGCTGGGGTCTATATAGTCCAGCACGTTTTTCCCAGAGCGATCATACATTCGCTCGCGGCGCACCGCCACTGTAATGGCCTGCGCGCCCGATGCCTCCAGGGAAGCTCGCATCAGTTCCAGCGTATCATATTTGCCTGAGCCAACGATCAATCGGCTGACAAGCGTAAACGGACCGATCCGCAACGGCCGATCGGTAACCGCTAACGAATGATTTTCGGGGGGGGGAGGAACTGCGGCTGGTTGAATCGACATGAACCGTTGACCTATCCTCCGCCCACCAGCGTCACTACCTCAACGACATCGTCGGGCTTTAGCCGGTGCCGCGCATGGTCGGCTCGAGGAATAATATTCAGGTTAATTTCCACCGCTACCAACTGACTGCGAATCTCCATCTGTTCCAGCAATTGCTCGACAGTCGATTCTGCGGCCAGCTCCACCGGTTGGCCGTTGAAATGGATACAAACGTAGGAAGTTAGGTTACTCATCGAAGGCAGAGTCAAACGCTCGGTCACTTGGGCTAAAATCCAAATTCTTGGTAAAGCGACAGGCTTCGGCGGCACCAAATTCGCGGTGCATTCCGCTGTCTTCCCATTCGATGCTCAACGGACCTTGGTACTTTGCCGCATTCAGTGCGCGAACGATCTCCTCAAAATTCACACCACCACGTCCTGGTGAGCGAAAATCCCAACCGCGTCGCGGATCGCCAAAATTCAAGTGGCTGCACAGGATGCCAGTCTTACCGTTGAGCGTCTGGATCGCGTCCTTGACGTGCACGTGGTAGATGCGATCGGGAAAAGCACGGATGAATTCTACCGGATCAACCCCCTGCCAAATCAAGTGGCTGGGATCAAAATTGAAGCCGAATTCTTCGCGATAGTCGACAGCTTCCAGAGCCCGCTCGGCAGAATACAGGTCAAACGCGATCTCGGTGGGGTGGACTTCCAACGCGAACTTAACGCCGCACTGGCCAAATACGTCCAGAATTGGATTGAAGCGCTCGGCGAACAATTGGTACCCATCGTCAATCATCGACTGAGGAACGGGGGGGAAAGAATACAACAAGTGCCAAATGCTTGAACCGGTAAAGCCGTTGACGACTTCGATACCAAAGCGCTGTGCGGCGCGAGCTGTCTGCATGAGTTCGTCGGCCGCTCGACGATTCACGCCAGCCGGATCGCCATCACCCCATACATAATCTGGCAGCAGGCCCTTGTGGCGCTGGTCGATTGGGTCCAGCACCGCCTGTCCAACTAAGTGCGCGCTGATGGCATGGCACTGAAGACCATGAGCTTCCAGTAGGGCACGCTTCTGGCTGCAATAGTCGGCCTGACTGAGTGCCTTGTCAACTTCAAAGTGGTCGCCCCAGCAGGCAAGTTCAATGCCGTCGTAGCCAAACTGGCTAGTCAATTTAACCATCTGCTCCAATGGCAAGTCAGCCCATTGACCGGTAAATAACGTGACCGGACGCCCCATCGTAAACACTCCTCAATACAGGCCAAAATCAACACGTAATTGCCAGCAACGGGCGACACTAAGGTATCCTTGGGAGCGTCCATTCGCTAGAGGTAGACGCCGCAATTTGGCGGCAGTTTGCAGGGCTGGTTTGGGCGCAGGCCGCACCAGTATCGGCGGTTTCGGTCGGTGGGGTGGCGGTAGCTACCATCGCCCGTAGATGGGCAGTCTTGGCTCCCATAGTCTCTAGCAAACCGCTAGCGGTAAATTGTATATGGCTGCTCGGCTTAGCGCGCGAGCAGAAAATCCTGCCTAATTGGAAGAGCCACAAACACTCTGAGCATTTGCCCCCCAAAGGATTCGAGCAACTGCCGCTCCTGTTGCAACAGTTCGTTATAGGACTGGACCTTTTGCTGCAACGCCAGAGTGGCCGCCGGTAATTCCAGGAGTGCGTCGTCAGCCGCTGCGCACAACTGCTCGACCTCCTCGGCCTGCTCGCGCTGCTGGCGGACTTCAGCCGTCGTGCGAAATCGGTCGGTCACCTCTTGAAACTTGCTGATAGTCGTCGCATTGGACTTCGCGCTCTGCGTGACCGCCATTAACTTCTGGGAGCAGGCCAAGTAATCTTGATCCAACAGGTTTGCGACTTCCCTCCAACGAGCGTTGGACTGATTGCGGATTTTATCTAATCTATCATACATCAATAGCAGATAGGCTAGTGTGGCGCAGATCAGCAACAGCATTATCAGAACCGCAGCCGTCAACTTACGCCCTGATATGCCGGGGGTCGTTGTGTCAGGGTCTTCGCCAACGGAGTTTTTCACGTTTTCACTTGCCACAATTGCTTGTCCGGTCAGTCTGCTGAGCGATTTGTCGTCGCCGACAGCAGGTATCCTATCAACAGCGAATATTCAGGCTACCACGCAGCCATCATTATCTTGGGCTATTCAGGGTTTTTTGACGAGCGCCGGTCGCCATTGGCGTTCCACTTCATCCGGCGATTCGGTGAATTATCAAATTCAGTTAATCAATAGTAACAATTTCGCCGCCGTTGCAACTGTGCAGCGCCTGGCAAGTGCTCTGGTCTAAGCCATCGCTGAGGAAGGCCACCGAGCCATCTGCTCGACCAACGTTGGCGCCTCCCGTATGAAAGCTGCGCGGGCCAAAGTAGCCTGAAAAATGCGTGACGATATCGGGGATTTTGCTGTTCGGGGGTTGGTAACCATTGGTCAGCGAATTGATCGATCCGCTAAAAGCCCATGAAATCCCTCGACCTCGTAGCGCCCCGTTATTGCCGCCGCGCCACCCCGTAAATGCAGTCGATGTGGTGCTGAGCTGCGGACTGGAGACCATGCCGTTGGCATCGGCGAAAGCGTTCCATGGACTGCCGGAAATCTTGATGCCCGGCGTCGGATTCAATGCAGCGCTCAGTCCTCCCGATCCATTTAAGGTCGCCTGGTAGGGGAATTTAGGCAGCGTTCCCGCAGCCAGCGTGAAATCATCTCCAGCGCTACGCACCGTTTCGCTCAAGGCAATCGTGTTCGAGGCACCGTCGGTAATCGCGCTGAAGCCACGCTTGGAATACTGATAAACCAGTCCGTCCGTTGGCCAGCGTAGATCGTTGTTGGTTTTGGTGCCACTTCCAAAACTAACCATGTAGTTCATGGCACCGTAGGTATACTGCGATCCGTTCACGGTGACGGTCGTCGTGGTCGGAGCTGGATCGGTTGGGCAAAGAAAAATCGGAATGGATTGGGCAAAGAGTTTCACAAATAGTGGGTTGGGAACTTTCGCGTTGAATGGGCCTTGAAAGGCCGGCTGCGTAAAGTCGATCTGGCTGTGAATGTTGGATTGCTCCATGTAGGGCAGCAGTCTGGCTTGCACCGAAAAGTCAATGTCGACTGTTCCTTGTGCTGGGAAAGAACTCAGAGCAGATTCATAGTTGTGCATGGCCAGCGAGAATTGGCGTAGATGGCTGGTGCATTGCATTCTTCTGGCAGCCTCTCGAGCGGCCTGAACAGCGAGTAGCAGCAAACCAACTAAGATTCCGATGATGGCTATTACCACTAGCAGTTCGACAAGGGTGAAGGCTCTGGGATGGCTTAAACGCCGAAAATTTTGAGTGCGATACATGGTTGAAGATTTCGTGATATTGATGTTTGTGGTTAGTGTTTCGAGTTAACTGAATTGAGAACCAACGGTGGTCCGGCGCGGGGCCGAACCGCCGAAACTTTTGAGATATGTTGTGTCGGTGGCGTTCCATCGGGCTCAAGTGCATGTTTTGGCACTGGCTCGGCTGGTTCCACTCTGCGACTAGTACTTCGAAAACGAATTGAACAGCAGAGTTTTGGCAGCGCTATGACCTGTCTTCCATAGCGAATCTATCTCTGCACTGGCCGTAGATGGCAGGGCAAGGATTCTTTCCAACGCTTGAGTCACATCCTCCACGACAGTCCAACGAAGCTGATATCTGCCATCGGGCAACAGAGTTTTGCATTCAATGGGTGCACGGAGACGGGGCATCGCAGTTGGTTCCAAGAGCATGATCGTTGTGCTCCAACTGGTTCCGTCTTTTGCAACGCGTCCTTCGCCGAATGCGACTGCCTGATCTTCCGCCTTGCCCTCAGGTGACAGGCGGTGCATCGAAACGATCGCGTATTGTCCCACAGGCAAGGCCGGCAGTTCCTTGATCCGCAAATGAAGCCCCGTTCGCCAAGTTCGTAATGAACTGAAGGCTGGGATTTCACTGGAATCAACGTAGCGACCGAGCTTAATCGCGGCGTAATCTGTCAGAAACTGCTGCCATTGACGATCGGTATGACCACCCTCTGAGAATTTCACTCCACCGCCGTGGTCTGCTTGGCCCAAGGCCTTGGTCAGTAAGAGGCTCGCCCGGGGTTGGTCAAAGTCGATTAACTTTCGCTGCTCCAGCAAGTCGAGAGTCTTGTCGGGAGAATTGGGAATAATCCAATTCATCTGTGCACCATGCTTTTCCACCTGCCTGGCATTGCGATCGGGCGAGTGACAATTGGCACAACGCTCGAACTGCGACCAGACCACGTCGACAAACCGTGAAAGAACCACATCCTTTCTGGCGTGCTGAATTAGCAATTCGTCAAGCTTTAGATCGTTTAACTGCGGTATTGGTGTCTTCAGCGAATCTGGGTCTCGAACCGAGGCGCGAATCCACTCGCCAATTGCTGCCAACTCGGACGCACGGACTGAATTCATCAATTCGCTCGAGTTCTCAGGTTTCATGGCGATGAACTGCAACAATTTGGATTCGGATGGATTGTCGATATCGATCCATCCGCGAGCCCTTAACGATGCAAACGACGCGTGGGGATCGGAAGTTAAAAAATCATCCAGTTTGACACCGTGAAGATGACACTCCGCACAACTGCTCGCCTGAGGCGACTGCAACAACGGAATGATTCGTCGCTGGTAAATCTCGGATGGAGTTTCAGCATGGAGGCTAAGAGCTCCAACGAGGGTGGCACCGACCACCATAAGTCGATGAACTATTTGCATGTGG
Protein-coding regions in this window:
- a CDS encoding thiazole synthase, giving the protein MSIQPAAVPPPPENHSLAVTDRPLRIGPFTLVSRLIVGSGKYDTLELMRASLEASGAQAITVAVRRERMYDRSGKNVLDYIDPSRYLLLPNTAGCYHAADAVRVAKLGREILRALENPGADWVKLEVLGDSKTLLPDPVGTLEACKQLVSDGFQVLCYTSDDPIMARRLKQAGASCVMPAGSPIGSGQGILNPNNLRIILEYLKEDDPEYPVIVDAGVGTASDVAVAFELGADGVLLNSAIAHARDPVGMSIAMKYAALAGRNAFLSGRIPRRLYATASSPQEGVITSRPW
- the thiS gene encoding sulfur carrier protein ThiS, which translates into the protein MSNLTSYVCIHFNGQPVELAAESTVEQLLEQMEIRSQLVAVEINLNIIPRADHARHRLKPDDVVEVVTLVGGG
- a CDS encoding sugar phosphate isomerase/epimerase, producing the protein MGRPVTLFTGQWADLPLEQMVKLTSQFGYDGIELACWGDHFEVDKALSQADYCSQKRALLEAHGLQCHAISAHLVGQAVLDPIDQRHKGLLPDYVWGDGDPAGVNRRAADELMQTARAAQRFGIEVVNGFTGSSIWHLLYSFPPVPQSMIDDGYQLFAERFNPILDVFGQCGVKFALEVHPTEIAFDLYSAERALEAVDYREEFGFNFDPSHLIWQGVDPVEFIRAFPDRIYHVHVKDAIQTLNGKTGILCSHLNFGDPRRGWDFRSPGRGGVNFEEIVRALNAAKYQGPLSIEWEDSGMHREFGAAEACRFTKNLDFSPSDRAFDSAFDE
- a CDS encoding DUF1559 domain-containing protein gives rise to the protein MYRTQNFRRLSHPRAFTLVELLVVIAIIGILVGLLLLAVQAAREAARRMQCTSHLRQFSLAMHNYESALSSFPAQGTVDIDFSVQARLLPYMEQSNIHSQIDFTQPAFQGPFNAKVPNPLFVKLFAQSIPIFLCPTDPAPTTTTVTVNGSQYTYGAMNYMVSFGSGTKTNNDLRWPTDGLVYQYSKRGFSAITDGASNTIALSETVRSAGDDFTLAAGTLPKFPYQATLNGSGGLSAALNPTPGIKISGSPWNAFADANGMVSSPQLSTTSTAFTGWRGGNNGALRGRGISWAFSGSINSLTNGYQPPNSKIPDIVTHFSGYFGPRSFHTGGANVGRADGSVAFLSDGLDQSTCQALHSCNGGEIVTID